The stretch of DNA tgaGGGTGGTGAAAGACCCCGTGGTGTCCTATTTAAACCAAACCCAGGTCGATTGGTCAAATAATCccccaaataaataatttgtcatATAATTCCTGAAATAATTTGTCAATCCGTCAAATAATCCCCCATGCAAATAATCCctcacataaataaataatcccCCAAAGAAATAATCTGTCAAATAATTCCTGAAATAATCCGTCAGATAAATTAAATAATCCGCCAAATAATTCACCGAATAGATAATTTATCAAATAATTCACTGAATAGATCATCCGTCAAATCAATAATTCCTCAAATAATTCGCCAGATAATTTGCCAGATAGATAATTCGTCAAATAAGGTGTCAGATAATTTGTCAAATAAATAATTCCTCAAATAATCCCAAATCTCTCAAGCAATCTGCATTATTTTAGGTAAACCACCTCAGTTTAAACATCAGAGACCCCAACCAGCGCTGTTACTTAATAATTCCCACTCTCAGCTTTTATCTTAAGCCGGACCTGTAGCTTTTCAACACTTCCAAATGCTCTTTATTGATGCCCATCTTGGGGGTTTCTGCTCCGGGGGTTATTCTAAAAGGACTAAAAGTTCATTAAATATCGGCTGATGAGCTCAGGCCCCTGTAATTAACACGTTACCCTTTGGGGATGATTCATTTCCATGTTGGAATTTAAACCTGGAAAGGTTGAGATGATTTATGGGAATGAATTGTTTCCGaattttggggtgggggggactgAAGATTTCCTGGGTGCTCCCACTTTGGGGCTATCGGAGCTTCTTTATGCACATTGAATAATATTaatgatattaaaatatatacgTTAACGCTACATCATAATTGCTAACGAGGTGGCCACAGGGAGCGGAGCATCTTGTGCAGCTCCGACTACGTTTTGGGGTTAAACAGGTGGATTTCTCCCCATTTTTGTGACACCCCCAGTGGTTCTGCGCTCGATTTTCAGATTTACCCCTTTCCCCGTCCCTTTAAACGCTGGTTTTTCACCCTTCCGGATGCGGGTTTGGGATATTTGAGCATCTCGTGAGAGCCGGTGCTGAGATTTGCCTTGTTCCTTCTGTTCGCATTGCGAGAAGCTTCGAATCATTTGATACACGTTGTGTTCGCTccgagtgggaaggggggacgCTGTGATGCCGCCGTATAATGAAATTGATGTAAAATGGGTCTTTTCCATCGCAGGAATCGGCGCTGGaggtgcaggaggagctggaggagcatTTTCGGGCGCGAGCGGCCGAGCTGAGTCGATTCCAGCACAACGTGAGGCGGCGGCTGCGgaggaaacagcagcagaaattccACCGGGCGGTGAGAAAATCCCTGGAAAACGGCATAAAATGGGGCAAAAAATAGGTTAATAAATgtgttaataaataaaaacagagggGAGATTCGCCAGAAAGTTGTGGAACGAGACAGGAACGCTTCAAAATGTCACCAGCTTCAAAATGTCACCAGCTCCAAAATGCCACCAGCTCCAGCCACTCCGGGGTGTCTGTCGCTTTCCAGGGCTCAGAATGGGGATGTTGTCGCTGTCGCTCCAACCCTGATGCATTTTTGGGGTGCACAGGTGCTTTTTGTGGGGTGCAAATCAAAGCTGGTGATGTTCAAACCCCCCCGGCTTTGCTCAACACCCTTGGCTGGGGTTGGTTTTGCAGCCAAATGTGGGTAAAATAGTGTGGAATTGGGGTTTTCCAGCATTGCCAGAGCTGGGATGGGGCAGTTTGGAGTTTGTTGAATGCCAATATTTGTGGATTTAGGGCAAAAAGTGCTGGAGGCAACTGGGGTTGCAGAAGGATGGACctaaaacaggatgagaaattTGGGGAAGCTGGCAAAGAGAATAGTTTGAGGATGCAAAAATGGGGAAGATGAAGGAGAAAAGCTGGGGGCCCAGGGCCGGATCCGCAGACCCACGTGGCTGCGGAAAAGCATTTCTGCTGGTTTTTAGTCCCAAATTTTGCTCCTGTGAAGGAACCGGGACTGTCCCGGAGCTGCGCAGCACCGACGGGTCACGCCGAGCGCAACGAGCAGCAAAGCGCCCAGGTGAGCCACaattcttacttctgtttttttacAGCAcatccacagaatcacagactggactgggttggaaaagccctcagagatcatccagtccaacccttggtccaactccagtccattgactagatcatggcactaagtgccatgtccaatctcagtttacaaacctccagggccggtgagtccagcacctccctgggcagccattccaatcctgaccactctctctgcaaagaattgctttctcatctccagcctcaatttcccctggcagagttgaagcccatggccccttgtcctattgctgatgcctgggagaagagcccaatccccacctggctagaactgcccttcaggtagttctagagagtgctgagctcagctctaagcctcctcttctccagactaaacaagcccagctccctcagcctctccccatagggcttgtgttccagtcccttccccagtcttgttgctcttctctggacccgctccagcacttcaatctctttcctgagctgaggggccagaactgaacacaacactccaggtgtggcctccccaatgcagagcacaggggaaggatcactgcccttgtcctgctgaccacgctagtttggatccaggacaggatcccatcagccttcttggccacctgggcacactgttggctcatgttgagcttcctgtccctagtattttaaattcattCCAATACTTAACAAAGCGTCACCTTACATTGTTAACCTGAATATTGTCGCTCTTTTTAGAGCTTTAAGACAAATAGTCGGTGTCTTCTCCAAGGGTTTGAACTCATAGGGACTTTTCGGTGTGTTGTGCGGCAGCGCTGGCACTAGATGGTGCCACCTCCCTGCAGCTTGTCCCCTGCACACCTGCGATGGCAACAATCTTGGAAAAACCCGCCTTAGGCTcagttttaaatgtattttttaatagtgtTTACAGGGGAGCTGGAATTTTGCCCTTGGGGCTCAGAATTGCACCGGGTGGGACCATCAGGGATTTGTGGCATCTCAGTGATTTAGGAGGGGATGAGCTGGAAGCAAATCGCTTTCTCGGGTCGGGATTTGGGTTTAGTCTCAGTTTTAATGGGGATTTGTGGCATCGCAATGATTTAAGAGGGGATGAGCTGGAAGCAAATCGCTTTCTCAGGTTGGGATTTGGGTTTAGTCTGGGTCTAACAGGGATTTGTGGCGTCTCAATGATTTAGGGGGGGATGAGCTGGAAGCAAATTGCTTTTTTGGGTTGGGATTTGGGTTTAGTCTGGGTTTTAACGGGGATTTGTGGCGTCTCAATGATTTAGGAGGGGATGAGCTAGAAGCAAATCACTTTCTCGGGTTGCGATTTGGGTTTAGTCTGGGTTTTAACGGGGATTTGTGGCATCTCAATGATTTAGGAGGGGATGAATTGGAAGCAAATCGCTTTCTTGGGTGGGGATTTGGGTTTAGTCTTGGTTTTAATGGGGATTTGTGGCATCACAATGATTTAAGAGGGGATGAGCTGGAAGCAAATCGCTTTCTCGGGTTGGGATTTGGGTTTAGTCTGGGTTCTAACCTTTTCCCAGCCCAGCGAATCTGTGTGGCAGGTTCGGCACAAACTGGCGTCCCGTAAAACCACATCTACCCCTGAGCTCCCCGGTGGCGTCTGGAGGCGAGAGGTGAGTCTGAAGCGGCTTAAAACAAATTATGTGGCAAATCGGTGACGGTTTGGCTGGAATTAGCAAATCCCAAGCCTAATTCAGTGGGTTTGTCCAGCAGGAGTGAAGCAAACCGGGCTCTTGGTGGTAGAACTGGGTGGCCCGAGGGTTCTGTTCTTAGAAGGAGGAAGTGGGTGGAAAACATCTCCATACGAGAGATCAACAAGGAAACAAGAATTCAAACAATCCTTTTTAAAGGCTGAGATCATGATCTGGGTGTCTGGGAGGAATGTGATGATCAACCCTCACCTTATGTGCTTCTCTTTCTTAAAAACACCTCTTCCCTTTGCATCAATCCTGTGTTTGTGTGGGCGACAGACCTGGTGGGTTTTCCTCGCCCTGCTCGAGAAGTTTTGGCACAAGAACTATCAACACCGCAATGACTGGTGCTGGAATCGCCGGCGCAGGGATTTTTGGCGTGGGAATCACTGGCATGCAGCTGCTTTCCTCCGAGCACAGGAGCCGCCTGAGGGTCACAGaacacagaatgtgaggggttgaagggccctggaaagctcatgcagtgcaatccccccatggagcaggaacacccagatgaggttacacaggaaggtgtccaggcgggttggaatgtctgcacagaaggagactccacaaccccctgggcagcctgggccaggctctgccaccctcacccccaacaagttgcttctcctctttcactggaacctcctgtgttccagtttgcacccattgccccttgtcctgtcactggttgtcaccagaagagcctggctccatcctcctgacactccccctttccatcttgatccccaggaatgagtcccccctcagtctcctcttgtccagctccagagccccagctccctcagcctttcctcacacgggagatgctccactcccttcagcatcttggtggctgcgctggactctctgcagcagttccctgtcctgctggaactgaggggccacaactggacacaagatcccaggtgtggtctccccagggcagagcagaggggcaggagaacctctctgacctactgaccacccccttctaacccaccccaggtcccattggcttcctggccacaagggcccagtgctggctcatggtcaatcCCAAGTGATTCACATTTTGTCCCCGAGCGTTTCACCGACTTGGGCCGCTCCTGTTGTCCAGAGCAGCTTTTTGTCACCGCTCTTTCTGTGCCAAGATCTTCCTTACACTGACATCGTCCCTCCCTGAGGACACCGACctgctattttgttttattcctccTGCCCATCTCGCAATTCTGCATTCCCGTCTCGGGTTCACCAAAGGTGAAGCAGATCTTGGCTGCCTGTTATCTAGAAAatataacatatttttcatttaagagCTGGTCTggctcttcctcctctgtttgGTTTCTGTTCGAGGAACAAGAGTTACAAAACCAGTGTAATTACGGGCTGGAAAAACCTCGTTACCCGTTTCGGACACTAAACACACCTTTTGTTTAAGTGTCCGGAGTGCTCGGGAGGACGGAGTGATTCATGACTTGGCTAtgattatcattattattaattattattgaTTAAAGCCCGGCATGGATAATCCAGCGGGCCGCGTGGGAGTCCCGTTCGTCATCCCAAGAAACGAAGGGAGGATCTTTAACAGGCACTTTATTCTGGGGGGGATATATTGATTTGTGGTTTTACTCTGTTTCCATGCTCCAGGataaaggggggaaaaagaaaccctGATATTAATCTGAATTTATGTCTCTGGGTGAAGGTTTCCATGTTTTTTCCCATCGTCCAGGCTGGTCATTAAATCATCTGGCAGAGTTCTTACCGATTTTTGTGCAGCGAACCCCTGAGCTTGAATCCGCATGGAGTTTTTAATCAGGAGCACACTTCCCATGTAATAGTTCCATCTAAcaggtgtttttttccacaaatgCTGAGTTAGGCCGGATCAGTTAAACTCGACCTGGCTGTTCTGCTCTTCCCCGAGGCCTCTTCTATGGTAGGAAACATTCAAACCAGCCAGACACAAATTGCTCGTGATTCATCACTGCTGCTCCTTATCTCCATTTCTAGCACTTCCCAGATGCTTTGCAAGGtgatttcttcttgttttgccCAAAATTGAGGCTTAAACTTTATTCTTCTCCCCTCCTTATCGAGAGCCAGACCCCTTTTCTCAGTGCTGGATTTTGGGGGTGGAAGACGCTGCTCAATCCATCGTTTTACTTACGGCTTTGGCTTCTCTGACCTTGGTTGAAAGTCTTGTGATCCCTGCGATGGACAATCCCTTGACCAAAATCATCGCCCCCTCTCTCCCACGTTTCTTTTCAGGTCCAAACCGTTCCCAGAGTTCCTCCCCTGCTTTCCCAAGCAGATACCCAGCTGCTAATTGCGTTCCTCTCGTAACTGGGTCGACAGAGTAATTCCTGTGCCTACCAAATCATTTAACATTCACCAACCCCGGCCTTATCCTGCGTCCTTCACCAGAACCAGAACCTGCGGTTAAACCTCCTCGGAACCCGCACaactatttattttcagcaCCAGAGCAGCCGTGTTTCAATTCTGGATTGGCGCCTGTTTCGGTTCCGGATTTGCTCCTGTTTCAATTCCGGATTGACGCTTGTTTGAATTCCAGATTTGCTCCCATTTCAGTTCCGGATTGACACCCGTTTCAGTTCCAGATTTGCTCCTGTTTCAATTCCGGACTGACACCTGTGTCAATTCCGGATTGGCGCCCATTTCAATTCTGCACTTGCTCCCGTTTCAGTTCCGGATTGATGCCCGTTTCAATTCCAGATTTGCTCCCATTTGAATTCCAGATTTAACCCGTTTTAGTTCTGGATTTACTCCTGTTTCAATTCCAGATGGACACCCGTTTGAATTCCAGATTTGCTCCTGTTTCAATTCCGGATTGGCACCTGTTTCAATTCCAGATTTACACCCATTTCAATTCCTGATTTACACCCGTCTCCTCGTTTCTCCGCAGGACCCCGGCTCTCGCCAAGTGGCCGCGGCACCGGTGGAAGAGCCGAGCGCGGCTCTGCCCATCGTGGGCCATCACGATCTGCCGGCCGAGCCGCCGGCCCCGCAAGACGACGACTTCTACAtcaaaatagaatttaaaaaagtAAGATTGATACGGGTTGGTTCATCTTAAGAGGTTCGAATTGTTTGATTCGGATTTATTTCTGCAGAGACACTGAGGCTGCTGGGGGAGAAGAGTTTTTCCCTCAGGCCTCGTTCACTCTGAAGCCTACTGTTGGCAAAACTTGAGAGCGGCAGATTTGCATCAGAGGAACAAGCCGGTGTCACGATTCCTGTGTCACCAGCAGGGACCTGATGTATTTATCAGttcctcttttgttttcagactttCCTTAAGCACCTGAGGTGTTGAAATGTTTCGCCCTCATTACCCGGATTACTTAACAAATACTTTAGGTCCGACCTCACCTGGTGATTAGTCCAGCTCGGAGCAGAAATACTGGCTTGGCAAATCCCGAGCAGAGGGTAAAGGGCTGAGGTTTTGTGGGATGGTGGCTGTCGAATTCTGTTTTTATTCAGATTATTGTATCTTTATACagattattgtatttttatccATATTATTATTGTCTTTCTTGCATTTTGCAAAGTTCCTAATGGGTGTTTGGGGACGGGGAGGTGCGAATCTGAATTTAATCCCTAGAGGAGGGTTCTGGTTTAGTTTATCTGTAGACAAAGCTTTATCACTCAGGCTCATCTATGGAGATGTCACAGGTGTCTCCAGCCAACTTATACTCCCAAAAATGATTATTTTACTGAGAAATTGAACCGTGAGGATGCTGATGCGGCTCTTCTTTGATTATTTCCCAGGATTTGTGCTCTCCCGAGTCTCCCCAGAGGCTGCGCCCCCGTTCCCGAGCTCCCCCCGTCCTCTGGGCCGGCGCAGACCAAGAGGAAACCAAGAAGCAGGTTCGTCCACAGAGCCACATCTGCATGTTTTTCTCCTCCGTTTCAGGCGTCGATTGCGGGGGATGAGAAAAGAAACCTCAAGAGCAGCTTTTATGTGTGAAAACCTGAGAGGTTTGTATGTTGGGCAGCATTTGGTCACTCAGCTCTTGGGTGAACCTATTGGTTTGATgttattttttcagcaaaatcagAATAATGTTGGAGGTTGGAGGAGAAACCGGCTTCGTTCTTTTTGTGCGGCCAAACAAAGGAGTCGGTTGCTGGAGAGAATCTGCCAAAAAATgcttaaaaggcaaaaaagaacaGACCCCCAATTTATCCTGTTTGAATACCAGGCTGGGGATATAAAGTTTTCTGTGGTatcagatcacagaatcccagaatgtcaggggttggagggccctggaaagctcatgcagtgcaatccccccatggagcaggaacacccagataaggttacacaggaaggtgtccaggcgggttggaatgtctgcacagaaggagactccacaaccccctgggcagcctgggccaggctctgccaccctcacccccaacaagttgcttctcctctttcactggaacctcctgtgttccagtttgcacccattgccccttgtcctgtcactggttgtcacccacaagagcctggctccatcctcctgacactgcccctttccatcttgatccccaggaatgagtcccccctcagtctcctcttgtccagctccagagccccagctccctcagcctttcctcacacgggagatgctccactccctccagcatcttggtggctgcgctggactctctccagcagttctctgtcctgctggaactgaggggccacagctggacacaagattccaggtgtggtctccccagggcagagcagaggggcaggagaacctctctgacctactgaccacccccttctaacccaccccaggtcccattggcttcctggccacaagggcccagtgctggctcatggtcaccctgctgtccccagcacccccaggtccctttcccctacgctgctctctaataggtcattccccaacttacactgaacctggggttgttcctgcccagattcaagactctacacttgcccttgttctatttcattaaatgtttccctgcccagctctccagcctgtccaggtctctgatggcagcacagcttccagtgtcaccactcctcccagcttggtgtcaccagcaaacattctgtgattctgtgaggtgTCCGGGTCCCATCTCTCCAGCTTCTTGGTCCTGGGCCACACGCACAAGGAGACGTTGGAGGATCCCAGAAATGAATTATCAATCCCAAACGTCCTTCCCAAAGGTTTCTTGTCTTTCCCGCAGCGTCAGAACGAGTTCCTGAGGTCCCGGCGCCTCTTCATGGACCTGGAGCGCCAGCAAGTGAAggagcagcagcggcagcagagAATCGCCCGGTTGGTACCACGGGGCACAGCCACTCTgtggtgtcacctctgctgtCACCGGGAAACTCTCGTGCGTTCGTCTGGTCTTAATTGGGCCACAGTaatttgcaaagcaaaagccCGTATGCtttgggaaaagtgtccagCTTGATTCAGGGAAAAAACCAACGTTCTGTCCCCTTGGGGCAGGTTAAAAAACCCACTTGATCAAATTGCCAAAATTTGTTGGAAGAAGCTCCGCGATACGAATGTGGCTTGTAAAGCCTGACTTAGCTCCTGGGTTTATTTTAGTGCCCGATCTGGGCTGGGATTCAAGTGGACGTCGAGTGCTTGGCACTTCTCATCTCAGTTCCGAGCCCCCCGGCTTTAGAAACTTTGGGGTGAGATCGCATCATTTTCCTTAAACTGATCTTATCTCCGGGGTTCTTAATAACAGACTCTCACAGCTATAAATGTCGATAGTGTCATAAAATACTTCTAAGCAAGACTTGGCTTAATCAGCTTTGCCCTTTTAGGGGTTTGTTAAGGAGGAGCTTTGCTTGGTCTAAAATAACAAGACGTCCCTCTGACCGTCTCGGCTCTGCAGCCGGTGGGCCTGGTTTTGTAATTATTGAGTGTAAAGCCTTAAGTTGGCCTCGGATTTAGTTTCTATAGCAGAAGATTTATGGTGGGGGAGTTAAGGCTCCATTAccacttcatttaaaaaacatttgtgGAGTTTAGGACTTGGAAGTTTTTGCTTCAGCGCTTTCCTTCTGGACATAAAGATCTGACCCCCCAAACAGAGCAACGTCTGAAATGTCTCGTTCAATTCCACATTCTCCCCCTGGCTCCTGCCCAGCCttgatttttatcttctttatgcttttttttggCAGCAATCTGCCTGTAAAATGGTCTCGCATTTGGTGCTCATCAGCGGGGATCAAATGGCAGATGGGTCACTTTAAAAAAGCCTCCTCATTGTTGCATGTTGAGGGGAACGTGATTTGGCTTTTCTGTGATGTATCCAACTCAGATTCCACCCTAAGGGCTGGAGgtggaggaaagagagagaaagctggTTAAAAACACCTTATTTTGGAGTAGTCGGGGGATCCGTGGAGCTTCTCCGCTCCTTCTCGCATCGTCTGTGTGTCCGCAGGATCAAGGGCACGAAGGAGACGCAGCGTCGGGCGGCCGAGCGGAGGATGCGGGAGGCGGCGGAGCAGCAAGACCCCTCCCCGGGGGAGCAGGGAGCCTGCGAAACCCTCGCGCAGCTGAacctggaggagaggagagcgAGGAAGGCGAAGGAAAAGCAGCGAAATAAGGAGCACAAAAGGTACGGCCAGGCCGCCCACTGCCaaggttttgattgcagggtgacaataaaccatggcacaTGTactgttaaccccctctccccccttcccactgcggacaggtgatcgggagggaaagaaggacagagggaagagagttggagaaattaaatatgttttactaataaaaatagagaaactaatacaaaatatacaaaaccaaccttgaaaatcccagcaactgcagagccggcacccgaagtcctggactggactctgcagccaaccagagctggattcagtctgtcactggcctcagtttgcagggaccactcgcaaggtc from Columba livia isolate bColLiv1 breed racing homer chromosome 24, bColLiv1.pat.W.v2, whole genome shotgun sequence encodes:
- the CCDC15 gene encoding coiled-coil domain-containing protein 15 isoform X2, which encodes MPPRGPPTRPSFGALAQRTPQVAPVGVWVESGPGGAQEIRPFESALEVQEELEEHFRARAAELSRFQHNVRRRLRRKQQQKFHRAEPGLSRSCAAPTGHAERNEQQSAQVRHKLASRKTTSTPELPGGVWRREDPGSRQVAAAPVEEPSAALPIVGHHDLPAEPPAPQDDDFYIKIEFKKDLCSPESPQRLRPRSRAPPVLWAGADQEETKKQRQNEFLRSRRLFMDLERQQVKEQQRQQRIARIKGTKETQRRAAERRMREAAEQQDPSPGEQGACETLAQLNLEERRARKAKEKQRNKEHKRYVEALRAQTREKIQLHNIHLPPLCSCGADFWDSHPDTCANNCVFYKNHQAYGRALRSVASSCTTDTTGPSARLPALAALCARPGPRL
- the CCDC15 gene encoding coiled-coil domain-containing protein 15 isoform X1; this translates as MPPRGPPTRPSFGALAQRTPQVAPVGVWVESGPGGAQEIRPFESALEVQEELEEHFRARAAELSRFQHNVRRRLRRKQQQKFHRAEPGLSRSCAAPTGHAERNEQQSAQPSESVWQVRHKLASRKTTSTPELPGGVWRREDPGSRQVAAAPVEEPSAALPIVGHHDLPAEPPAPQDDDFYIKIEFKKDLCSPESPQRLRPRSRAPPVLWAGADQEETKKQRQNEFLRSRRLFMDLERQQVKEQQRQQRIARIKGTKETQRRAAERRMREAAEQQDPSPGEQGACETLAQLNLEERRARKAKEKQRNKEHKRYVEALRAQTREKIQLHNIHLPPLCSCGADFWDSHPDTCANNCVFYKNHQAYGRALRSVASSCTTDTTGPSARLPALAALCARPGPRL